A genomic region of Anas platyrhynchos isolate ZD024472 breed Pekin duck chromosome 9, IASCAAS_PekinDuck_T2T, whole genome shotgun sequence contains the following coding sequences:
- the ECT2 gene encoding protein ECT2 isoform X1 yields the protein MADNSTLMSETGRSLLADSSVLDSRIIETSKENEFPGSVLVVEEEMPQIETRVVLVQEAGKHEELLKALETIKIMEVPVIKIKETSPGKSEEKLIKSIIHMEIKVPYIKTDTIEELGDSDSPEFETVFVVTDFQDSIFNSLCKADCRVVGPPLVLHCARKGEPLPFSCRPLYCASMLNLVLCFTGFRKKDELVKLVTLVHHMGGIIRRDFSSKVTHLVANSTHGDKFRIAVSLGTPIMKAEWIYKAWEKRNESDFCAVDDDFRNRFKVPPFQDCMLSFLGFSDEEKANMEEMTEMQGGHYLPVGDERCTHLVVEESTIKDLPFEPLKKLYVVKQEWFWGSIQMDARAGESMYLFEKSESPGLKKSVSQLSLNTPNSNRKRRRLKDTLAQLTRETDMSPFPPRKRPSAEHSLSIGSLLDISNTPESSTTNGETPKSCARPSKNSTPLPLKQSARWQVAKELYQTESNYVDILTTIIQLFQVPLEKEGQLGGPILAQEEIKTIFGSIPDILDVHTKIKEDLEDLMINWTENKSIGDIFLKYSKDLVKTYPPFVNFFEMSKETITRCEKQKPRFHAFLKINQAKPECGRQSLAELLIRPVQRLPSVALLLNDLKKHTAEENPDKIILERAIESLKEVMTHINEDKRKTEAQRQFFDVVYEVDGCPANLLSSHRSLVQRLETVALGDDLCDRGEQVTLFLFNDCLEIARKRHKVIGGFKSPHGHTRPPASLKHVVLMPLSQIKKVLDIRETEDCHKAFALVVRPPTEHNNKLLSFQMTTEEPPKEDWLKMLCRQVANTICKADAENLIYTADPDSVEVNTKDMDSTLSRASRAIKKTSKKVTRAFSFSKTPKRALRRALMSHSATEGRSPSSANENYIGSRLTSTSSLAGIPSPSLVNLPSIFEKRSHTLSRSTTHLI from the exons ATGGCTGACAACAGTACGCTGATGTCTGAAACCGGGAGGAGCCTCTTGGCTGATTCTTCTGTTCTTGATTCAAGAATTATAGAAACCTCCAAAGAGAATGAATTTCCTGGATCTGTTTTGGTTGTTGAAG aagaaatgccTCAAATAGAAACAAGAGTGGTTTTGGTTCAAGAAGCAGGGAAACATGAGGAGCTTCTGAAAGCCTTGGAG ACCATTAAGATAATGGAAGTGCCAGTTATAAAGATAAAGGAAACTAGCCCTggtaaatcagaagaaaaactaataaaaagtATTATTCATATG gaAATTAAAGTGCCCTACATAAAGACGGATACAATAGAAGAGCTTGGAGATTCTGATTCCCCAGAATTTGAGACAGTCTTTGTTGTAACAGACTTTCAAGATTCCATCTTTAACAGTCTCTGCAAGGCAGATTGTCGTGTCGTTGGCCCGCCACTGGTACTGCATTGTGCACGAAAAGGAGAG ccTTTACCTTTCTCATGTCGTCCGCTGTATTGTGCAAGTATGTTGAACTTGGTACTCTGCTTTACGGGATTCAGAAAGAAAGATGAATTA GTTAAGCTAGTGACCTTAGTTCATCATATGGGTGGAATTATTCGAAGAGACTTCAGCTCAAAAGTTACACATCTGGTGGCTAACTCAACACATGGGGACAAATTCAGA ATTGCTGTAAGCCTTGGTACTCCTATCATGAAAGCTGAGTGGATTTATAAGGCTTGggagaaaaggaatgaaag TGATTTCTGTGCAGTTGATGATGACTTTAGGAATCGGTTCAAGGTTCCTCCTTTCCAGGATTGCATGTTAAGTTTCCTTGGATTCTCTGATGAAGAGAAAGCTAACATGgaagaaatgacagaaatgcaAG gAGGACATTATTTACCAGTTGGTGATGAAAGGTGTACGCACTTAGTGGTTGAAGAAAGTACAATAAAAGATCTTCCATTTGAACCTTTAAAAAAGCTTTATGTTGTAAAGCAAGAG tgGTTCTGGGGAAGTATTCAAATGGATGCCAGAGCTGGCGAGTCcatgtatttatttgaaaag TCGGAGAGTCCTGGCCTCAAAAAGTCTGTGTCACAGCTTTCTCTGAATACTCCAAACAGCAACCGTAAAAGGCGTCGTTTGAAAGATACTCTTGCACAACTGACTAGGGAAACGGACATGTCACCGTTCCCTCCTCGCAAACGCCCATCAGCTGAACATTCCCTTTCTATTGGGTCCTTGTTGGATATCTCTAACACTCCAGAGTCAAGCACTACCAATGGAG AAACACCAAAATCCTGTGCAAGGCCTTCGAAAAACTCAACTCCTCTTCCACTGAAGCAGTCTGCAAGATGGCAAGTTGCAAAGGAGTTATATCAGACAGAAAGTAACTATGTTGATATTCTTACAACAATTATTCAG TTATTTCAAGTTCCATTGGAAAAGGAAGGACAACTTGGAGGACCAATACTTGCACAGGAAGAGATTAAGACTATATTTGGCAGCATTCCAGATATTCTTGATGTACACACTAAAATCAAG GAAGACCTGGAAGATCTTATGATAAATTggactgaaaacaaaagtattGGTGAtatctttcttaaatat tcaaaaGACTTGGTGAAAACGTACCCTCCATTTGTGAATTTCTTTGAAATGAGCAAGGAGACTATTACTAGATGCGAAAAACAGAAGCCAAGGTTTCATGCCTTCTTGAAG aTAAACCAGGCTAAACCAGAATGTGGCCGCCAAAGCCTGGCTGAACTCCTTATCCGTCCTGTTCAAAGGTTGCCTAGTGTTGCTCTACTACTAAACG aTCTGAAGAAGCATACAGCAGAAGAGAATCCAGATAAAATCATTCTAGAAAGAGCTATTGAATCACTAAAGGAAGTGATGAC ACATATTAATGAAgataagagaaaaacagaggcACAAAGGCAGTTCTTTGATGTTGTCTATGAAGTTGACGGATGTCCA GCCAATCTCCTGTCATCTCACCGAAGCTTAGTTCAGCGTTTGGAAACTGTTGCTCTTGGTGATGACCTCTGTGACAGGGGAGAACAGGTCACACTCTTCCTGTTCAATGATTGCTTAGAG ATTGCAAGGAAACGTCACAAAGTTATTGGTGGTTTCAAGAGTCCCCATGGCCACACGAGGCCTCCTGCATCTCTCAAGCATGTTGTTCTGATGCCTCTCTCCCAGATCAAAAAAGTCCTAGACATCAGGGAGACAGAAG ATTGCCACAAAGCTTTTGCCCTGGTTGTGCGTCCACCTACAGAACACAACAACAAGCTACTCAGTTTCCAGATGACAACTGAAGAACCTCCTAAAGAAGATTGGTTGAAGATGTTGTGTCGGCAGGTGGCTAACACAATTTGTAAAGCAGATGCA GAAAATCTTATTTATACTGCTGATCCGGATTCAGTTGAAGTAAATACTAAAGATATGGACAGTACTTTAAGCAGAGCATCTAGAGcaataaagaaaacatcaaaGAAG GTTACAAGagcattttccttctcaaaaacacCGAAGAGAGCTCTTCGAAGGGCTTTAATGTCACATAGTGCAACGGAAGGAAGAAGTCCCAGTTCGGCTAATGAGAATTATATAGGCAGCCGCCTGACCAGTACGTCGTCACTGGCA GGtattccttctccttccttggTCAACCTTCCCTCAATCTTTGAAAAGAGAAGTCATACATTAAGTCGATCGACAACCCACTTGATATGA
- the ECT2 gene encoding protein ECT2 isoform X2 → MADNSTLMSETGRSLLADSSVLDSRIIETSKENEFPGSVLVVEEEMPQIETRVVLVQEAGKHEELLKALEEIKVPYIKTDTIEELGDSDSPEFETVFVVTDFQDSIFNSLCKADCRVVGPPLVLHCARKGEPLPFSCRPLYCASMLNLVLCFTGFRKKDELVKLVTLVHHMGGIIRRDFSSKVTHLVANSTHGDKFRIAVSLGTPIMKAEWIYKAWEKRNESDFCAVDDDFRNRFKVPPFQDCMLSFLGFSDEEKANMEEMTEMQGGHYLPVGDERCTHLVVEESTIKDLPFEPLKKLYVVKQEWFWGSIQMDARAGESMYLFEKSESPGLKKSVSQLSLNTPNSNRKRRRLKDTLAQLTRETDMSPFPPRKRPSAEHSLSIGSLLDISNTPESSTTNGETPKSCARPSKNSTPLPLKQSARWQVAKELYQTESNYVDILTTIIQLFQVPLEKEGQLGGPILAQEEIKTIFGSIPDILDVHTKIKEDLEDLMINWTENKSIGDIFLKYSKDLVKTYPPFVNFFEMSKETITRCEKQKPRFHAFLKINQAKPECGRQSLAELLIRPVQRLPSVALLLNDLKKHTAEENPDKIILERAIESLKEVMTHINEDKRKTEAQRQFFDVVYEVDGCPANLLSSHRSLVQRLETVALGDDLCDRGEQVTLFLFNDCLEIARKRHKVIGGFKSPHGHTRPPASLKHVVLMPLSQIKKVLDIRETEDCHKAFALVVRPPTEHNNKLLSFQMTTEEPPKEDWLKMLCRQVANTICKADAENLIYTADPDSVEVNTKDMDSTLSRASRAIKKTSKKVTRAFSFSKTPKRALRRALMSHSATEGRSPSSANENYIGSRLTSTSSLAGIPSPSLVNLPSIFEKRSHTLSRSTTHLI, encoded by the exons ATGGCTGACAACAGTACGCTGATGTCTGAAACCGGGAGGAGCCTCTTGGCTGATTCTTCTGTTCTTGATTCAAGAATTATAGAAACCTCCAAAGAGAATGAATTTCCTGGATCTGTTTTGGTTGTTGAAG aagaaatgccTCAAATAGAAACAAGAGTGGTTTTGGTTCAAGAAGCAGGGAAACATGAGGAGCTTCTGAAAGCCTTGGAG gaAATTAAAGTGCCCTACATAAAGACGGATACAATAGAAGAGCTTGGAGATTCTGATTCCCCAGAATTTGAGACAGTCTTTGTTGTAACAGACTTTCAAGATTCCATCTTTAACAGTCTCTGCAAGGCAGATTGTCGTGTCGTTGGCCCGCCACTGGTACTGCATTGTGCACGAAAAGGAGAG ccTTTACCTTTCTCATGTCGTCCGCTGTATTGTGCAAGTATGTTGAACTTGGTACTCTGCTTTACGGGATTCAGAAAGAAAGATGAATTA GTTAAGCTAGTGACCTTAGTTCATCATATGGGTGGAATTATTCGAAGAGACTTCAGCTCAAAAGTTACACATCTGGTGGCTAACTCAACACATGGGGACAAATTCAGA ATTGCTGTAAGCCTTGGTACTCCTATCATGAAAGCTGAGTGGATTTATAAGGCTTGggagaaaaggaatgaaag TGATTTCTGTGCAGTTGATGATGACTTTAGGAATCGGTTCAAGGTTCCTCCTTTCCAGGATTGCATGTTAAGTTTCCTTGGATTCTCTGATGAAGAGAAAGCTAACATGgaagaaatgacagaaatgcaAG gAGGACATTATTTACCAGTTGGTGATGAAAGGTGTACGCACTTAGTGGTTGAAGAAAGTACAATAAAAGATCTTCCATTTGAACCTTTAAAAAAGCTTTATGTTGTAAAGCAAGAG tgGTTCTGGGGAAGTATTCAAATGGATGCCAGAGCTGGCGAGTCcatgtatttatttgaaaag TCGGAGAGTCCTGGCCTCAAAAAGTCTGTGTCACAGCTTTCTCTGAATACTCCAAACAGCAACCGTAAAAGGCGTCGTTTGAAAGATACTCTTGCACAACTGACTAGGGAAACGGACATGTCACCGTTCCCTCCTCGCAAACGCCCATCAGCTGAACATTCCCTTTCTATTGGGTCCTTGTTGGATATCTCTAACACTCCAGAGTCAAGCACTACCAATGGAG AAACACCAAAATCCTGTGCAAGGCCTTCGAAAAACTCAACTCCTCTTCCACTGAAGCAGTCTGCAAGATGGCAAGTTGCAAAGGAGTTATATCAGACAGAAAGTAACTATGTTGATATTCTTACAACAATTATTCAG TTATTTCAAGTTCCATTGGAAAAGGAAGGACAACTTGGAGGACCAATACTTGCACAGGAAGAGATTAAGACTATATTTGGCAGCATTCCAGATATTCTTGATGTACACACTAAAATCAAG GAAGACCTGGAAGATCTTATGATAAATTggactgaaaacaaaagtattGGTGAtatctttcttaaatat tcaaaaGACTTGGTGAAAACGTACCCTCCATTTGTGAATTTCTTTGAAATGAGCAAGGAGACTATTACTAGATGCGAAAAACAGAAGCCAAGGTTTCATGCCTTCTTGAAG aTAAACCAGGCTAAACCAGAATGTGGCCGCCAAAGCCTGGCTGAACTCCTTATCCGTCCTGTTCAAAGGTTGCCTAGTGTTGCTCTACTACTAAACG aTCTGAAGAAGCATACAGCAGAAGAGAATCCAGATAAAATCATTCTAGAAAGAGCTATTGAATCACTAAAGGAAGTGATGAC ACATATTAATGAAgataagagaaaaacagaggcACAAAGGCAGTTCTTTGATGTTGTCTATGAAGTTGACGGATGTCCA GCCAATCTCCTGTCATCTCACCGAAGCTTAGTTCAGCGTTTGGAAACTGTTGCTCTTGGTGATGACCTCTGTGACAGGGGAGAACAGGTCACACTCTTCCTGTTCAATGATTGCTTAGAG ATTGCAAGGAAACGTCACAAAGTTATTGGTGGTTTCAAGAGTCCCCATGGCCACACGAGGCCTCCTGCATCTCTCAAGCATGTTGTTCTGATGCCTCTCTCCCAGATCAAAAAAGTCCTAGACATCAGGGAGACAGAAG ATTGCCACAAAGCTTTTGCCCTGGTTGTGCGTCCACCTACAGAACACAACAACAAGCTACTCAGTTTCCAGATGACAACTGAAGAACCTCCTAAAGAAGATTGGTTGAAGATGTTGTGTCGGCAGGTGGCTAACACAATTTGTAAAGCAGATGCA GAAAATCTTATTTATACTGCTGATCCGGATTCAGTTGAAGTAAATACTAAAGATATGGACAGTACTTTAAGCAGAGCATCTAGAGcaataaagaaaacatcaaaGAAG GTTACAAGagcattttccttctcaaaaacacCGAAGAGAGCTCTTCGAAGGGCTTTAATGTCACATAGTGCAACGGAAGGAAGAAGTCCCAGTTCGGCTAATGAGAATTATATAGGCAGCCGCCTGACCAGTACGTCGTCACTGGCA GGtattccttctccttccttggTCAACCTTCCCTCAATCTTTGAAAAGAGAAGTCATACATTAAGTCGATCGACAACCCACTTGATATGA